In uncultured Fretibacterium sp., the DNA window TCCTGACACCAGAACAATACGATCGGCCTGTTTTTTAAACGCAATGGAAGCAATATCAAGTCCAATACGCATATCGACGCCTTTTTGCTTGAACGTAGGGCTGATATCATCCTCTTCGAGGTCGTCAAGCCCAATCTCTTTTCGGCACAGCTTTTTAAGGGTTCCTCGCTTTTTTAAGTGGGTAGTCCTATCCGTAGCTTCCCTGCGATGAGGTAAATCATTGAGATACGGTACTCTTTTATAAACCAACCACTCCTTATAGCGAGGAGCCATTTTTTTTACTTTTCCTGTGCGACAAGGCTTTGCAGCTCTTCAAGGGAAAGACGGGTAAAATGAGAGATCAGATCCGGAGGCATCCCCTCCCTCAACATGGCACAAGCCGTAGCGCGTCTCTCCAAAAGTTCGCCTTCGGCCCTGCCTTCGGCTCTGCCTTTGGCTTCGCC includes these proteins:
- a CDS encoding NYN domain-containing protein; the protein is MAPRYKEWLVYKRVPYLNDLPHRREATDRTTHLKKRGTLKKLCRKEIGLDDLEEDDISPTFKQKGVDMRIGLDIASIAFKKQADRIVLVSGDSDFVPAAKLARREGIEFVLDPMWASIRFDLNEHIDLLRSVFPQPAAASEPV